A genomic window from Promicromonospora sukumoe includes:
- a CDS encoding HesA/MoeB/ThiF family protein, producing the protein MEPFVTPARGLGPAERRRTARHLLLDGFGLAAQERLAASRVVVVGAGGLGSPVLQYLAAAGVGTLGIIDDDVVDASNLQRQVLHSAADVGRAKPDSAADTLRGLAPDVEVVAHRERLTRENAAAILGGYHLVVDGSDTFETRYTVSDAAAGLGLPVVWGTVLGWDGQVSVFWSAAPDGRAITYPDVFGPQPPEGESCATVGVLSPACGVVGSTMAVEAVKVLTGTGDPALGRLLAYDARTSGWDTIELAAPPSEVAPETALSDVAMPGEALTPGGAVPTTSAESAGTTSAELLGTPSAEATGTTSAELPATPSAEPAGTTSGEDGVLVLDVGLRPGAVPGAVYARLEDLAAGTFPPELLDHPVDLPVLVVCERGLRSRGAEQLLRAEGWRHVTSRALVA; encoded by the coding sequence ATGGAGCCGTTCGTCACCCCCGCACGCGGGCTCGGGCCCGCCGAGCGCCGTCGGACCGCGCGGCACCTCCTGCTCGACGGCTTCGGCCTGGCGGCGCAGGAGCGCCTCGCCGCGTCGCGCGTCGTCGTGGTCGGCGCGGGCGGCCTCGGCTCGCCCGTGCTCCAGTACCTCGCGGCGGCCGGGGTGGGCACGCTCGGCATCATCGACGACGACGTCGTGGACGCCTCCAACCTGCAGCGCCAGGTGCTCCACTCCGCGGCCGACGTCGGACGCGCCAAGCCGGACTCCGCCGCCGACACGCTGCGCGGGCTGGCCCCCGACGTCGAGGTGGTCGCCCACCGCGAGCGGCTGACCCGCGAGAACGCCGCCGCGATCCTCGGCGGTTACCACCTGGTGGTCGACGGCTCGGACACGTTCGAGACGCGCTACACCGTGTCCGACGCCGCCGCGGGGCTGGGCCTCCCCGTCGTCTGGGGCACCGTGCTGGGCTGGGACGGGCAGGTCAGCGTGTTCTGGTCGGCCGCGCCGGACGGCCGCGCGATCACCTACCCCGACGTCTTCGGCCCGCAGCCGCCCGAGGGGGAGTCCTGCGCGACGGTCGGCGTGCTCAGCCCGGCGTGCGGTGTGGTGGGCTCGACCATGGCGGTCGAGGCCGTCAAGGTCCTGACCGGCACGGGCGACCCGGCGCTGGGCCGGCTGCTCGCCTACGACGCGCGCACCTCCGGCTGGGACACGATCGAGCTGGCGGCGCCGCCGTCCGAGGTCGCGCCCGAGACTGCGTTGTCCGACGTCGCGATGCCGGGCGAGGCCTTGACGCCGGGCGGGGCCGTGCCGACGACGTCCGCCGAGTCCGCTGGGACGACGTCGGCCGAACTCCTGGGGACGCCGTCCGCGGAGGCCACCGGGACGACGTCCGCCGAACTCCCGGCGACGCCGTCGGCCGAGCCCGCCGGGACGACGTCGGGCGAGGACGGGGTGCTGGTGCTCGACGTCGGGCTGCGGCCCGGGGCCGTACCCGGCGCGGTGTACGCGCGGCTGGAGGACCTCGCGGCCGGGACCTTCCCGCCCGAGCTGCTGGACCACCCGGTCGACCTGCCCGTGCTCGTCGTGTGCGAGCGGGGCCTGCGGTCGCGCGGCGCGGAGCAGCTGCTCCGCGCGGAGGGCTGGCGCCACGTCACGAGCCGCGCGCTGGTCGCCTAG
- a CDS encoding electron transfer flavoprotein subunit alpha/FixB family protein, with product MTNRTVLVLLDPATEVRTSTLELLTIARGLGRVEAVTLEAPTVEVLAQLGAYGIETVHQAEPARDGSCVSGDERHLPAVVAAALAAAVRLTDADVVLLPTSFAAKEAAALAAHDLGAGLVIDASSLRDVHGHVVAGKRVFAGSWDTECAVTADVAVVTVRANSAVAQPAPAAVGPVTEGYAVEVPASSVTLLSREVKTDTSGRPPLDQAAVVVAGGRGTDGDFGPVEDLADALGAAVGASRDAAFEGWWDSYVGQTGVTIAPRVYIGAGISGAPHHRGGMQASQVIVAVNSDPEAPIFEICDFAVVGQLADVLPQAAAEIRKRKS from the coding sequence ATGACGAACCGCACCGTCCTGGTCCTGCTCGACCCCGCGACCGAGGTCCGCACCAGCACGCTGGAGCTGCTCACCATCGCGCGCGGCCTCGGCCGCGTCGAGGCGGTCACCCTGGAGGCCCCCACCGTCGAGGTGCTGGCGCAGCTCGGCGCCTACGGCATCGAGACCGTGCACCAGGCCGAGCCCGCCCGTGACGGGAGCTGCGTGAGCGGGGACGAGCGGCACCTGCCCGCCGTCGTCGCCGCGGCGCTCGCGGCCGCCGTCCGCCTGACGGACGCCGACGTGGTGCTGCTGCCCACGTCGTTCGCCGCCAAGGAGGCCGCCGCGCTCGCCGCCCACGACCTGGGCGCGGGCCTGGTCATCGACGCATCCTCGCTGCGCGACGTGCACGGCCATGTCGTGGCCGGCAAGCGCGTCTTCGCGGGCTCGTGGGACACCGAGTGCGCCGTGACCGCCGACGTCGCGGTGGTGACGGTGCGGGCCAACTCCGCCGTCGCGCAGCCCGCGCCGGCCGCCGTCGGGCCCGTGACCGAGGGCTACGCCGTCGAGGTGCCGGCGTCGTCGGTGACGCTGCTGTCCCGCGAGGTGAAGACCGACACGAGCGGCCGTCCGCCGCTGGACCAGGCGGCCGTCGTGGTCGCGGGCGGACGGGGTACCGACGGCGACTTCGGCCCCGTGGAGGACCTCGCGGACGCGCTCGGCGCGGCCGTCGGCGCCTCGCGAGACGCGGCGTTCGAGGGCTGGTGGGACTCGTACGTGGGGCAGACCGGCGTGACGATCGCCCCGCGCGTCTACATCGGCGCGGGCATCTCCGGCGCGCCGCACCACCGGGGCGGCATGCAGGCGTCCCAGGTGATCGTCGCCGTGAACAGCGACCCGGAGGCGCCGATCTTCGAGATCTGCGACTTCGCCGTCGTCGGCCAGCTCGCCGACGTGCTGCCGCAGGCTGCGGCGGAGATCCGCAAGCGCAAGTCCTGA
- a CDS encoding electron transfer flavoprotein subunit beta/FixA family protein gives MRIVVTAKYVPDINTERGFSEGRVVRTAGEGTLNELDENAIEAALQLVEAERASGRVGPDEGEVVVVTMAGPDGDLALRKAFQLGVDRGIRVSDDALAGSDYFGTAAVLAAAVRRLGDEAPVDLVVTGMAALDGLGSVVPTLLGAELGLPTLNLAKKVSLADPDGSGQRVLTITREIDDVTESLAAPLPALLSVTDGANQPRFPGFKLIMAARSKVIEVWSPADLGLDPAAAGSAGARTETLTAAPRPERPEVELVTDKGEGGVALADFLIRNDLV, from the coding sequence ATGCGCATCGTGGTCACCGCCAAGTACGTCCCGGACATCAACACGGAGCGCGGCTTCTCCGAGGGCCGCGTCGTGCGCACCGCCGGCGAGGGCACCCTCAACGAGCTGGACGAGAACGCGATCGAGGCGGCCCTGCAGCTCGTCGAGGCCGAGCGCGCCTCCGGGCGCGTCGGGCCGGACGAGGGCGAGGTGGTCGTGGTCACCATGGCCGGGCCCGACGGCGACCTCGCGCTGCGCAAGGCGTTCCAGCTCGGCGTGGACCGCGGCATCCGCGTGTCCGACGACGCCCTGGCCGGCTCCGACTACTTCGGCACCGCCGCGGTGCTCGCCGCCGCCGTCCGCCGGCTCGGCGACGAGGCGCCCGTCGACCTCGTGGTGACCGGCATGGCCGCCCTGGACGGCCTGGGCTCCGTGGTCCCGACGCTGCTCGGCGCCGAGCTCGGCCTGCCCACCCTGAACCTCGCCAAGAAGGTCTCGCTCGCCGACCCGGACGGCTCAGGGCAGCGCGTGCTCACGATCACGCGCGAGATCGACGACGTCACCGAGTCGCTGGCCGCGCCGCTGCCCGCGCTCCTGTCCGTGACGGACGGCGCCAACCAGCCCCGCTTCCCCGGCTTCAAGCTGATCATGGCGGCCCGCAGCAAGGTCATCGAGGTGTGGTCCCCGGCCGACCTCGGCCTCGACCCCGCCGCGGCCGGCAGCGCGGGCGCCCGCACCGAGACCCTGACGGCGGCCCCGCGCCCCGAGCGGCCCGAGGTGGAGCTCGTCACCGACAAGGGCGAGGGCGGCGTGGCGCTGGCCGACTTCCTGATCCGCAACGACCTGGTCTGA
- the glgX gene encoding glycogen debranching protein GlgX, producing MAQSRRAEPQRAPGDPVPRPVVRPLIRPTARRSHVPPLGVYVTPGGGIDAAVLASHATAVDLCLIDVTDPALDEHDPARYTERRFEMVGPVYGVWHTHVPDVAQGQRYGFRVYGPWEPKAGMRHNPAKLLADPYARGFAGRLRYGPEVVGSVSTEREDGWWLGDPYGPPDAADSLAYVPHSVVVGPLPPPPPLTRPRVPWADTVVYEAHVRGLTMLREDIPEELRGTYAGAAHPAVVEHLKSLGVTTLELLPIHKSVAEPRLAAHGLTNYWGYSTLGFFAPNAAYATRAAQEQGAEAVLDEVRGMVHLLHEAGIEVLLDVVYNHTCEGGDDSLHLSWRGLDNPVYYLHDGASPAALADVTGTGNSLDFRRPRVIQLALDSLRYWAQAVGVDGYRFDLAVTLGRGNAGFDPDHPFLVALQTDPVLSGLKLVMEPWDVGPGGWQTGSFPPPMAEWNDRFRDAARGFWLDAPKQGVRGQEMRGLRDLATRLAGSADLFGPGDPPLVRGPVASVNYVTAHDGFTLADLVAYDYKHNEANGEDNRDGSDNNSSWNHGLEGHTTSGDDATTEPWQAIVPPRRKSQRNLLGTLLLAAGTPMLTAGDELGRTQGGNSNAYVHDNETSWIRWAVDDAGNDLLETTRYLLALRREHPALRADSFYLGAPRPHETDTDLLWYAETGAPMEVDTWNQPGRRVLQMLRPGPAAGDADVLLVINGGLDDVEMTLPPRDGAAPWELVWDSAWDAPVVPDDETGPRTSVTLEALNINVLLSRGDRPG from the coding sequence ATGGCCCAGTCACGACGTGCAGAACCGCAGCGAGCGCCGGGCGACCCGGTCCCCCGCCCGGTGGTCCGTCCACTCATCCGGCCGACCGCCCGGCGCAGCCACGTGCCACCGCTGGGCGTGTACGTCACGCCCGGCGGCGGCATCGACGCGGCCGTGCTGGCGTCCCACGCGACCGCGGTGGACCTGTGCCTGATCGACGTGACCGACCCGGCGCTGGACGAGCACGACCCGGCCCGGTACACCGAGCGGCGGTTCGAGATGGTGGGTCCGGTGTACGGCGTGTGGCACACGCACGTGCCGGACGTCGCGCAGGGCCAGCGCTACGGCTTCCGCGTGTACGGGCCGTGGGAGCCGAAGGCGGGGATGCGGCACAACCCGGCGAAGCTGCTCGCCGACCCGTACGCCCGCGGGTTCGCGGGCCGGCTGCGGTACGGGCCCGAGGTCGTGGGTTCGGTGAGCACGGAGCGCGAGGACGGCTGGTGGCTCGGCGACCCGTACGGCCCGCCGGACGCGGCCGACTCCCTGGCGTACGTGCCGCACTCCGTCGTCGTCGGGCCGCTGCCGCCGCCCCCGCCGCTGACCCGGCCGCGCGTGCCGTGGGCGGACACCGTGGTCTACGAGGCGCACGTGCGCGGGCTGACGATGCTGCGCGAGGACATCCCGGAGGAGCTGCGGGGCACGTACGCGGGGGCGGCGCACCCTGCCGTCGTCGAGCACCTGAAGAGCCTGGGTGTCACCACGCTGGAGCTGCTGCCGATCCACAAGAGCGTGGCGGAGCCGCGGCTGGCGGCGCACGGGCTGACGAACTACTGGGGCTACAGCACGCTGGGCTTCTTCGCGCCCAACGCGGCGTACGCGACGCGGGCCGCGCAGGAGCAGGGCGCCGAGGCCGTGCTCGACGAGGTGCGCGGCATGGTGCACCTGCTGCACGAGGCGGGCATCGAGGTGCTGCTCGACGTGGTCTACAACCACACGTGCGAGGGCGGCGACGACAGCCTGCACCTGTCCTGGCGCGGCCTCGACAACCCGGTCTACTACCTGCACGACGGCGCCTCGCCGGCCGCGCTCGCGGACGTGACGGGCACGGGCAACTCGCTGGACTTCCGGCGGCCGCGCGTGATCCAGCTCGCCCTGGACTCGCTGCGCTACTGGGCGCAGGCGGTGGGCGTGGACGGGTACCGGTTCGACCTGGCGGTGACGCTGGGCCGCGGCAACGCCGGGTTCGACCCGGACCACCCGTTCCTGGTGGCGCTGCAGACGGACCCGGTGCTCTCGGGCCTCAAGCTGGTCATGGAGCCGTGGGACGTGGGGCCGGGCGGCTGGCAGACGGGCTCGTTCCCGCCGCCGATGGCGGAGTGGAACGACCGGTTCCGGGACGCGGCGCGCGGGTTCTGGCTGGACGCGCCCAAGCAGGGCGTGCGCGGGCAGGAGATGCGCGGCCTGCGGGACCTGGCGACCCGCCTCGCGGGGAGCGCGGACCTGTTCGGACCGGGCGACCCGCCGCTGGTGCGCGGGCCCGTGGCGTCGGTCAACTACGTGACGGCGCACGACGGCTTCACGCTCGCCGACCTGGTCGCCTACGACTACAAGCACAACGAGGCGAACGGTGAGGACAACCGCGACGGGTCGGACAACAACTCGTCGTGGAACCACGGGCTGGAGGGGCACACGACGTCGGGCGACGACGCCACCACGGAGCCGTGGCAGGCGATCGTGCCGCCGCGCCGCAAGTCGCAGCGCAACCTGCTGGGCACCCTGCTGCTTGCGGCGGGCACGCCCATGCTGACCGCGGGCGACGAGCTGGGCCGCACCCAGGGCGGCAACAGCAACGCCTACGTGCACGACAACGAGACGTCGTGGATCCGGTGGGCCGTGGACGACGCCGGCAACGACCTGCTGGAGACCACGCGCTACCTGCTGGCGCTGCGGCGCGAGCACCCGGCGCTGCGCGCGGACTCGTTCTACCTCGGCGCTCCCCGGCCGCACGAGACGGACACGGACCTGCTCTGGTACGCGGAGACGGGTGCGCCCATGGAGGTGGACACCTGGAACCAGCCGGGGCGGCGGGTGCTGCAGATGCTGCGGCCCGGGCCCGCGGCGGGCGACGCCGACGTGCTGCTGGTGATCAACGGCGGCCTGGACGACGTCGAGATGACGCTGCCGCCGCGCGACGGGGCCGCGCCGTGGGAGCTGGTCTGGGACTCGGCGTGGGACGCGCCCGTGGTGCCCGACGACGAGACCGGCCCCCGGACGTCGGTGACCCTGGAGGCGCTGAACATCAACGTGCTGCTGTCGCGCGGGGACCGTCCTGGCTAA
- a CDS encoding FAD-binding dehydrogenase gives MTDSVHNNDVATTGNTDVIVIGAGLSGLVTATELTAAGKRVVLLDQEPAASLGGQAWWSFGGLFLVGSPEQRRLKVRDSAELAFSDWLGSAQFDPGAERGEGPDRFGYRWAKGFVEFAAGDLRPWLHAKGVRWFPLVQWAERGGYPAGGHGNSVPRFHVTWGTGPAVVEPFVAAAHAANKAGLLDLRFRHRVTSLVVTDGRVTGVRAEILADDDAGRGEPSSRAVTGEVELSAQAVVIASGGIGANHDLARARWSADAGSLPGRMLSGVPDSTDGLMLGVAADSGAALVHEDRMWHYPEGIANHSPVWTQHGIRILPGPSSLWLDADGNRLPGPLFPGFDALGALQHVTTRGDDHSWFVLNKTIMEKEFALSGSEQNPDLTGKSVPLLLERVRGRSVPVRTFAEQSDEFLWADTPAELAAKMNALTAATPGSRGSVDGEALAALVAARDAQVATGLGKDPQVVATAAARHFIVDKAIRVSPPRALTDPQDGPLLAVRLSVLTRKTLGGLWCDETGRALTPDGDVLEGLWAVGEAAGFGGGGAHGHRALEGTFLGGCLFTGRTTGRALAAAL, from the coding sequence ATGACTGACTCCGTCCACAACAACGACGTTGCCACCACGGGGAACACCGACGTGATCGTCATCGGCGCGGGCCTGTCCGGGCTCGTGACCGCCACCGAGCTGACGGCCGCGGGCAAGCGCGTGGTCCTGCTCGACCAGGAGCCGGCCGCCTCGCTGGGCGGCCAGGCCTGGTGGTCCTTCGGCGGGCTGTTCCTGGTCGGCTCCCCTGAGCAGCGCCGGCTCAAGGTGCGCGACTCCGCCGAGCTCGCGTTCTCCGACTGGCTCGGTTCGGCGCAGTTCGATCCCGGCGCCGAGCGCGGCGAGGGCCCGGACCGGTTCGGCTACCGGTGGGCCAAGGGCTTCGTCGAGTTCGCCGCGGGTGACCTGCGGCCCTGGCTGCACGCCAAGGGCGTGCGCTGGTTCCCGCTGGTGCAGTGGGCGGAGCGCGGCGGCTACCCCGCCGGCGGGCACGGCAACTCGGTACCGCGCTTCCACGTCACGTGGGGCACCGGCCCGGCCGTCGTCGAGCCGTTCGTCGCCGCGGCGCACGCCGCGAACAAGGCGGGCCTGCTCGACCTGCGCTTCCGGCACCGGGTCACCTCCCTGGTCGTCACCGACGGCCGCGTCACCGGCGTGCGCGCCGAGATCCTGGCCGACGACGACGCCGGCCGCGGCGAACCCTCCAGCCGCGCGGTGACCGGCGAGGTGGAGCTGTCCGCCCAGGCCGTCGTGATCGCGAGCGGCGGCATCGGCGCGAACCACGACCTGGCGCGCGCCCGCTGGTCCGCCGACGCCGGGAGCCTCCCCGGGCGGATGCTCTCGGGCGTGCCGGACTCCACGGACGGGCTCATGCTGGGCGTCGCCGCCGACTCCGGCGCGGCGCTGGTGCACGAGGACCGCATGTGGCACTACCCCGAGGGCATCGCCAACCACTCGCCGGTGTGGACGCAGCACGGCATCCGCATCCTGCCCGGCCCGTCGTCGCTGTGGCTCGACGCCGACGGCAACCGGCTGCCCGGGCCCCTGTTCCCGGGCTTCGACGCGCTTGGCGCGCTGCAGCACGTGACCACACGGGGCGACGACCACTCCTGGTTCGTGCTGAACAAGACGATCATGGAGAAGGAGTTCGCGCTGTCGGGCTCCGAGCAGAACCCCGACCTGACCGGCAAGTCCGTGCCGCTGCTCCTGGAGCGGGTCCGGGGCCGGTCGGTGCCGGTGCGGACCTTCGCGGAGCAGTCGGACGAGTTCCTCTGGGCCGACACCCCGGCCGAGCTGGCCGCGAAGATGAACGCGCTGACCGCCGCGACGCCCGGGTCGCGGGGGTCCGTCGACGGGGAGGCCCTGGCGGCGCTGGTCGCGGCCCGCGACGCGCAGGTCGCCACGGGTCTGGGCAAGGACCCGCAGGTCGTGGCGACGGCGGCCGCGCGGCACTTCATCGTGGACAAGGCCATCCGGGTCTCCCCGCCGCGCGCGCTCACCGACCCGCAGGACGGGCCGCTGCTCGCCGTGCGCCTCTCCGTGCTGACCCGCAAGACGCTGGGCGGCCTGTGGTGCGACGAGACCGGCCGGGCGCTGACGCCCGACGGCGACGTGCTGGAGGGCCTGTGGGCCGTGGGCGAGGCCGCGGGCTTCGGCGGCGGCGGCGCGCACGGGCACCGCGCGCTGGAGGGCACGTTCCTGGGCGGCTGCCTCTTCACGGGCCGCACGACGGGGCGGGCGCTGGCTGCTGCTCTGTAG
- a CDS encoding prephenate dehydrogenase/arogenate dehydrogenase family protein, whose product MSVGVVGLGLVGGSLARALQAAGVPVVATDPASGGQARAAGLTIADDVAHLAANRPDVVVLAAPLRAMRSVAAELAEALADEPGWDPTVTDVGSVKGPVRDAVTEAGLGERYVGAHPMSGTEQSGFAASSAELMQGVPWAVTVTPATDPDRLLRVLRLVTGPLGGTAAVLTDDLHDEAVALVSHVPHVLANQLLGAVAGAPVRDVALRLAAGSFRDGTRVGFTDPRRTEAMVTENAAWVAPALRLAARDLERLADALDSNAPTHWFFDRPDPVRERLGRGGTARVTGLHPGDADGAGVAAARDVEEVPLTGDWPAELLTRCAQGAVLIALTPESALLR is encoded by the coding sequence GTGAGCGTCGGCGTCGTCGGCCTGGGGCTGGTCGGGGGTTCGCTCGCACGCGCCCTCCAGGCGGCGGGCGTGCCCGTGGTCGCCACCGACCCGGCCTCGGGCGGTCAGGCGCGCGCCGCGGGCCTCACGATCGCGGACGACGTCGCGCACCTGGCCGCCAACCGGCCGGACGTCGTGGTGCTCGCAGCGCCCCTGCGCGCCATGCGCTCCGTGGCGGCGGAGCTCGCCGAGGCCCTGGCGGACGAGCCGGGCTGGGACCCGACGGTGACCGACGTCGGGTCCGTGAAGGGGCCCGTCCGGGACGCGGTGACCGAGGCCGGGCTGGGGGAGCGGTACGTCGGCGCGCACCCGATGTCGGGGACGGAGCAGAGCGGGTTCGCGGCGTCGTCGGCGGAGCTCATGCAGGGCGTCCCGTGGGCGGTGACCGTGACCCCCGCGACCGACCCGGACCGGCTGCTGCGGGTGCTGCGGCTGGTCACGGGGCCGCTTGGCGGCACCGCCGCGGTGCTGACCGACGACCTGCACGACGAGGCCGTCGCCCTGGTGTCCCACGTGCCGCACGTGCTGGCCAACCAGCTCCTCGGCGCCGTCGCGGGCGCGCCCGTGCGGGACGTGGCGCTGCGGCTGGCCGCGGGCTCGTTCCGCGACGGGACCCGGGTCGGGTTTACCGACCCGCGTCGCACCGAGGCGATGGTCACCGAGAACGCGGCCTGGGTGGCCCCGGCGCTGCGGCTGGCGGCCCGGGACCTGGAACGCCTCGCGGACGCGCTGGACTCCAACGCGCCGACGCACTGGTTCTTCGACCGCCCCGACCCGGTCCGGGAGCGGCTGGGCCGCGGCGGGACGGCGCGCGTGACGGGCCTGCACCCGGGCGACGCCGACGGGGCCGGGGTCGCGGCGGCCCGCGACGTCGAGGAGGTCCCGCTGACGGGCGACTGGCCCGCGGAGCTCCTCACGCGGTGCGCACAGGGCGCGGTGCTCATCGCCCTGACCCCGGAGTCGGCCCTGCTCCGCTGA
- a CDS encoding prephenate dehydratase codes for MTAPGGTRVAYLGPEGTFTHQAALEWARRPAPSGTASSGTLPDDDDDAARGADTAPGAVTAEPLDTVKDVHDVVAAGTADVGVVAIESSVEGYVVPSLDALLSSADVVAVDEVALDVSFDAFVRPDHGDLTEVSAHPHGLAQCSGFVTGTGLATAPASSNAAACRDAGPGTIALGPTICGELYGLETYAKAVEDFRGGRTRFLVLTRRSAAAAYLAGSRAAGATDWKTMLAITPSVTGPGVLARITAAFGDRGVNMSSLITRPLKAQESKYVFVVTFDEAPWDQGAREVLGDLLAAGDSLKTLGLFPAGAGFRALDGVLDPDHVPVGSVSAKDVAEDRGRGLLW; via the coding sequence ATGACCGCGCCGGGCGGCACCCGCGTCGCCTACCTGGGCCCCGAGGGCACCTTCACGCACCAGGCCGCGCTGGAGTGGGCGCGCCGGCCCGCGCCCTCCGGCACGGCGTCGTCCGGCACCCTGCCCGACGACGACGACGACGCCGCGCGCGGCGCGGACACCGCGCCCGGTGCGGTGACCGCCGAACCGCTGGACACCGTCAAGGACGTGCACGACGTCGTCGCGGCGGGCACCGCCGACGTGGGCGTCGTCGCGATCGAGTCCTCCGTGGAGGGCTACGTGGTGCCGTCGCTGGACGCGCTGCTGTCCAGCGCGGACGTCGTGGCCGTCGACGAGGTGGCGCTCGACGTCTCGTTCGACGCGTTCGTGCGGCCCGACCACGGCGACCTCACCGAGGTGTCCGCGCACCCGCACGGGCTGGCGCAGTGCTCCGGCTTCGTGACCGGCACGGGGCTGGCGACGGCCCCGGCGTCGTCCAACGCGGCCGCCTGCCGCGACGCCGGGCCGGGGACGATCGCCCTGGGCCCGACGATCTGCGGTGAGCTGTACGGGCTGGAGACCTACGCGAAGGCGGTCGAGGACTTCCGGGGCGGCCGTACGCGGTTCCTCGTCCTGACCCGGCGCAGCGCGGCCGCCGCGTACCTGGCCGGGTCCCGCGCGGCCGGTGCCACGGACTGGAAGACGATGCTGGCGATCACGCCCTCGGTGACCGGGCCGGGCGTGCTGGCGCGGATCACCGCCGCGTTCGGCGACCGGGGCGTGAACATGTCGAGCCTGATCACCCGGCCGCTCAAGGCGCAGGAGAGCAAGTACGTGTTCGTCGTGACCTTCGACGAGGCGCCGTGGGACCAGGGCGCGCGCGAGGTGCTGGGTGACCTGCTCGCCGCGGGCGACTCCCTCAAGACGCTCGGCCTGTTCCCGGCGGGGGCGGGCTTCCGGGCGCTCGACGGCGTGCTCGACCCGGACCACGTGCCGGTCGGCTCCGTGTCCGCGAAGGACGTGGCCGAGGACCGCGGGCGGGGCTTGCTGTGGTGA